The Candidatus Neomarinimicrobiota bacterium sequence TAAAGGAACATAGGGCTATAAATTATATTTATCAGTTGTTTTTAGTATCATTATCGGCATTAATTGGGACTTTACCTATTGTCAGTTATAATTTTCATAGAATTCCCATAATAAGTATGGTTTCAAATTTAATTGTCGTTCCCTTAGTTGGTTTAATTGTTATGGTTGGGCTTGCACAAGTTTTACTGGGACTCGTCTATAACTTTTTTAATGTAATTTATGGCGAGGTTACGGATATTTTGATAACTATGTTGAAATTTATAATAAAGAAGTTTGGTGGTATGAGTTTTTCCTATATATCAATTCCTGGCTTTGGATTGATTACATTTTTGTTATTTTACATTTTTATCATTATTGCATTTAATATTGAAAAAAGAACAATGAGAAAAGTGGGTATACTATTAGTTCTTCTGCTTTTAAATATACAAATCTGGGCTGGCATTTTTAGATCACCTGTTATTAATGTTACGTTTCTCGATGTTGGTCAGGGAGATGCTATTTTTATAAGATTCCCTTCTGGGAAAAATATGCTTGTCGATTCTGGTCCAAAAAGATATAATTTTGATTCAGGTGAGAGAATAATTGCCCCCTTTTTGAATTACAATGGGATAAAGAAAATTAACTACTTTGTTTTGACTCACCCGCATAGTGATCACATAGGAGGTGCTGAATATATTATAAAAAATTTCACTGTTGATACGCTTATTTTATCAAATATAAGCCGTGTTTGGAAGTATTATACAAAATTTTGTAATCTCGTTGATTCACTGAATATAGCAATTAAAGAGGTAAATACAGGAGATATTCTTATCCCGGATAGATTTACCATTGTCTATGTTTTATGGCCTATTAAAAATTTGCAAAATATCTCTTCAGTAAATAATAATAGTGTAGTCCTTAGGATTAGCAATAAAGATATGGATATATTATTGCCAGGTGATATTGAAAAGAAAGCAGAAGATAGTATTGTGCTTTTTGAAGAATTTGTTAGATCTGAGATTTTGAAGGTACCTCATCATGGTAGTAAAACTTCCTCATCCGAAGAGTTTCTGTTGGCAGTTTATCCTGATGTCGCTGTAATTTCCGTTGGTGCTAATAGTTTATTTGGTCACCCGCATCAAGCTGTGATTAATAAATTCAAAAATTTAGGAGTTAAAATATTTAGGACTGATAATGATTGGGCAGTATTGTTAAAATTATATGATTCATATTATTCAGTGAAAAGTTATAAAAAGGGTAGAGAAATCTTTTGAATAAATGTTTTATTTTAATTATTTCTAAACCTTTATTATATTTTAGTCTGAGGTATGGTTAATCTTATGGAGGAAGTAAAAGAGAGGAATATTGAAATTAGGGCAATAAGTCTTAGCTCAGTTTTAAAAAACTTATTGCC is a genomic window containing:
- a CDS encoding DNA internalization-related competence protein ComEC/Rec2, whose amino-acid sequence is MIANFFERNPALRTFIIISVGYIIGRFVHLDELIILIMITVLLVTSLLIKNNKFNHLILITLLLIVGIYRIYIEREKIIFDNLIIGKINKEVELTGKVETFNYDDDRVVLRLKRIAIKDYGIKLNCKILAHLKDIKSVEGGDIVNIRGDLFRPSESRNPGEFDYRRYLNIHGITGIVYADEISVIKKSKWYDLNRLFYLVNHKIIKVIDSGLSTDNSPVLKALILGQRGELTDELKNDFVNAGVIHVLAVSGLHVGYITIIILIILGFFRFPDRVKTVSAIFILCFYAGMVGFKPSVVRAVIMASLLLIARSWEFPFSLYNIIFSSALIQSLINPLQIFDIGYQLSYIAVISILYFYKKLDYCIPRRIKEIVKEHRAINYIYQLFLVSLSALIGTLPIVSYNFHRIPIISMVSNLIVVPLVGLIVMVGLAQVLLGLVYNFFNVIYGEVTDILITMLKFIIKKFGGMSFSYISIPGFGLITFLLFYIFIIIAFNIEKRTMRKVGILLVLLLLNIQIWAGIFRSPVINVTFLDVGQGDAIFIRFPSGKNMLVDSGPKRYNFDSGERIIAPFLNYNGIKKINYFVLTHPHSDHIGGAEYIIKNFTVDTLILSNISRVWKYYTKFCNLVDSLNIAIKEVNTGDILIPDRFTIVYVLWPIKNLQNISSVNNNSVVLRISNKDMDILLPGDIEKKAEDSIVLFEEFVRSEILKVPHHGSKTSSSEEFLLAVYPDVAVISVGANSLFGHPHQAVINKFKNLGVKIFRTDNDWAVLLKLYDSYYSVKSYKKGREIF